Proteins encoded together in one uncultured Desulfosarcina sp. window:
- a CDS encoding hydrogenase iron-sulfur subunit, producing the protein MSNFEPAIIAFVCNWCTYTAADLAGTSRLTYPKNVRLIRVMCTGMVDPQYVIKAFLEGADGVLISGCHPGDCHYINGNYKARRRVKLLKEILPRFGIDNQRLRLTWIGASDGIQFAEIMGELVSQIRELGPTLPDLKMVI; encoded by the coding sequence ATGAGCAACTTCGAACCCGCAATTATCGCCTTTGTCTGCAACTGGTGCACCTACACAGCCGCCGACCTGGCCGGCACATCCCGGCTGACCTATCCCAAAAACGTCCGGCTCATCCGGGTGATGTGCACAGGCATGGTGGACCCCCAGTACGTCATCAAGGCCTTCCTGGAAGGCGCGGACGGGGTCCTGATCAGCGGATGCCACCCCGGCGACTGCCACTACATCAACGGCAACTACAAGGCCCGCCGGCGGGTAAAGCTGCTCAAGGAGATCCTGCCCCGCTTCGGCATCGACAACCAGCGGCTGCGGCTGACCTGGATCGGAGCCAGCGACGGGATTCAATTTGCCGAAATCATGGGGGAACTGGTTTCCCAGATCCGCGAACTGGGGCCGACGCTGCCCGATCTGAAGATGGTCATATGA